GGGCTCTCCACCGCCACTCAATAATGTTGATATACTCCTAGTGATGCATTGGGCTGTCTCCACCATATGTTGCACCCTACGAATCTTTCCAATGTCCATCAGCATAAGGTCaatacaatgtgcagcacatggggtccaAAAAATATGTGACTGCCGATCCATCAAGATCTCTCCGGCGGCCTTATATTGCAGCCCATTATTAGTAATGACCTGCACGATATTCTTCTCTCCTACctgatcaatcacctcctcTATAAGTTTGAGAATGTACGTGGAGTCGTGCACCTGATCCGAAGCATCAATAGACTTGTAGAAAAAAGTCTTCGTATCACAGTATGTCAAAAAGTTAATGATGCTCCGCCTGAtaggaccggtccaaccatcacacatcacaGTCAGTCCATATGTGGGTCACTTGTTCTTGTAGGAAGTAATCCATTTCTTCAGCTTCTTATTGCTGTCAAGAAGCTCGTCGTAGATGTCTTTTGAGCCTCAAAGATCTACACTGGGACCGACAGTCTGTATGGCGGAAATGGCAGATATGTAGTACGTATTGTATGCTACATTCGCTAAAATATGGCTGAAGTGGAACCAGAATCCAATAGCTTGccacatatccttcttcttatccttcttcagCATTGAGTCAACCCTCTACTGCTTCGATTCTTTACTGAAAAAGGAATGCGGATCTAAATCATGGATGGACGCTCCTGGTGGAATCCCTCTGGATGACTTCTTTCGGCCATCATAAAAAATTCAGGATAGATGCAATCCAACCACCGCCTCTGCGGACGCCCTTCCTAATTGAGAATGTTCTCATAAACTCTGAATCTTGCCTGCTCATCCCAAAACCAAAATCCGACTCGTAGAACAAGGGCCCAAGTCGAGCCCTATGCTTGGCCACTGATCATCCAAACTTGCCTACATGGCAGTCTGGATCTGTTCCTCCTCATCTAGATTCTCGACCTCCTCTGACTCCCTGATGCGATAGAAAGGTGGTTCTGCTGCTCGGTGTTCCACCTCCACCTTCTTCTTAGCAGCCCTCTCCTTCGCTTCTTTGATTTCAGCGAGGTTCTTGCTCATCAGCACCCGAATCTCCAGTGGACATTTGGGGCACGTAACTACCTCACCGAAATTACCAACTAAGTGCTGCTTCAACCTGATTACCCCTCCTCCCTTGAAGCACTTGTCGCACCAGTTGCACTGAAACTAGTGTCGAGCCTCGAGCATTTGCCCATTCTTCCACCCAATATCAGGCTGTTGGAGGTTAGTTTTCCTTGATGGCTCCATTCTTACGAgaacaataatttttttaatattttttaaatttttataatttctagttaaaaaaatctttatttattgtaaattcaaaaaaaaattctacctCAAAACTTACTTCTGAATTATGTAGAACGTACtactattttttcaaaaaaatttatttctaatatattttttattatatttcaaatttaaaataatttttaaataataatattctaaaaaataaaaatatttatgtcaACATGCACATCCTCCATAGATCTACAATGTATAAAAAAATCATGCCTAGATCGAAAAATTTGACATGATCTCCtcttattttgtaatttttaagCTATTTTTTCTAAACCCCTTAAAAAATATCAAAGGAAAAAGATAGGGAAAAGAAAACCATACCTTAATTAGCCTTCTCtggattttttttggaaagagaAGAATGCTCTCTCACCTCAATTTTTTTCCTCCTTCGGTCTTTCCTTCATAGCAAATCATTCGGCTATCCTTCTTCGGCCTTCCCTTCGAAGCAAATCGTTCGGCTTTTATAGCCGAATGGGCGGGAAGGAAAAGCGAACAGGGCATGTGCGTTGTCGCCGAATGGCGACAGTGTGCGCGCTGTGGTTGTCGGCCACTTTGGGCCACAGTGTGCGAGAGCGGACAGTGCGTGTGCGCTGTCGCCAATTCGCGCTGTGGCTGTTGGCCACTTTGGGCCATAGTGTGCAAGAGCGGACAATGCGTGTGCACTGTCGCTGAATTGGCGACAGCGTGCGCGCTATGGCTGTCGGCCACTTTAGGCCACGGCGCGCACACAGTGGCATCCTGTAGCCATACCGATGCCAACCGATCCGGTTCGCATCGATAAGGCAGCGTGCCAATGGTTCCAGAACCGTTTTCCACCCGTGTACCATATCGGTCAGGGGGAGGACTGGTACGATAcgtgctgaaccggccggttcagtaTACCTTGACCATGCTAGTGTCAGGCTAGCATGCAGCCGATATACTTTAATGCTTGGTTCAAAATGATACCATTTTATAGTGATCATGCTCTAGCAAGTTTCCAAACATGAGATCAATTAGCATACTTTCCAATATTATGTCAGTTCTAGCCGTGTTTTTCCAATGAATATTGCATATTGTTGACCCAAGACCAAAAAGCATACGAGACAACCACTACATGACTTTATGTTTTTACCCTATCAATAACCGCAAGAATATAAATTTTATCAAAATACGTTACCCACGATATGATCTTGCACTTATGGAGGCACCCAATGATTTTGAGCGAAAGGATAAATAGATTGAGACCTACTTGATATGGATTATTGCTCCGTACACCAAAACAAACCTTACAATTCAAATTCACCAACTAGATTAAAGGAATGCTGATAGAGATAGGTTTGGCcgatcttcttcccctcttaaTTTTGTTCTTATTTAAACCAAGATGCCACTCATATTACCGGACAGAAAGTGTAAGCTTCTTAATCTACAATTTATAGTAAGAGTTGAAGCAATGTCCGCAATCTCGGTCACAGAACCATACCATTACATTACTGGTTCAGTATAGTATGGTATGCGCCTCGTATCGAGACAGCTTCCGACCCTTCTTTGCTCTTTTTATCACAGTACTACTCGAAACCGGGCAGTACAAGTCAATATGGTAAAGTATGCACCCTGATTTTGGGTGGTATTGGGTAGTATTGTACAATTTAGTTTGATATGGGTCGGTACGGGCCTCGAACTAGATGGTTTGAGGTGGTACAGCAAACATTGAGTTAAAGGGATTATTGGTTTTGACTCACTAACCATTTCAATCTAGGGCTCAGAACATTAAATGCTGTTGGTTATGCACTCTACATTTCCTTGCAATAGAAGTAAAATTCTTACAACATAATGAAGGTTTTCACCAATGAAGTAATAGGTTGCCTTCTTGGCTAGGGCAATGCATGTCCCCATGTAAGAAGTTTCAGACTCCACTTCAAAATCCATCCCTCCCtccaacaaagaaaaaaaaaagagtaggtTAGCATAAGGGTCTCTCCTTTTGCAATTAATAGTAGGGTTGAAACTTTCTCTAATTGAAATTCTTTATGGTTAACTTTTGGCATCTCGTAAGTGGGGAAAATTAAGAGAGATGTCCAAATACCAACCACATGCTCATACAAATGTGATCAACCTTCCATCATTAATCCATATGGTTTCTAGATAAACAAAACCAAGATTTGACAAATATCAGGTTTATGAAGATGAGAAATCTCCCCTTCCACCTAAACCCACCCATCTTCCCCTCAATAATAACAAATACTTACCATCTCTCAAATATCAATCAACAACCCATATCTAGTATCAGATCAGCATTACCAATCAAGTTATGATCCATCAAAAATTGAGAACATTTTTGACTCTCAACCAAATTTCAACTCTTCAAATTGGTGTCAAATTTCAGCTTTCAGCCCAAGAAGGCACAAGAAGGGCCTAGAAGGAAacctgcatatatatatatatatatatatatatatatataggggttGGAAGGACACACAACTATGGGGCATAGTAATAATTGTGGGGCCCAGATATTggtcaggacaccccccaaaaaaagagagaaaatgagGGAGGGACACCCTATATCTCTTGTGCATCTATATGCCCTCTTCTAACAACATCTATCTCTTATAAAAATCCCAAAGGACCACCCACTATTTGGGGAATAGTTAGTTGGCTTTGATTATGCTTGGTTAGGGTTTCTGTATATTGAGTCCAGTGGATGTATGGAGAGAGTATGTTGCATAATTGAACAAGATTGGGTACTTTCTTATCTTAAACATGCTATTGTTGCTCTCATTTCTATTCTTTTCTCTTAGGAACTCCACATCGTtcttctttctccactttactctTCTCCTACCTCCCTTTCCCCCTCCTTATGGAAGATAATTGCAGTATTttagtattaaactaaatacagatctgaaattaataaAGCAATACTCAAATTTGAGCCCTAGACTCCAAGAAGTTATATCAAACCTTCTCAATTCAGCCTCATAAAATAGGTGTTGCAATACCTCTTTCGAGAGTAGTGGCCGATGTTGATCTTCATATTGTAGAATACATTAAATGGAACCAAGGAGGAAACTATCATGTGCCGGTGGCGTGCTCTCTTGGCATTGGCGCAGCAACATGCCAAGTACTAGTATGCAACCAATGCCATATGCAGGAAAGGCACTACCATTATACATATCATGCCATGCCAACCAACACTAAAAGCAATACATGGAATATGTGAGAGGACTCCCAGAGTAGTGCTATCACTATATGAGCTTCTAGTGATAATATCAAAATGTATGCACATTCAGTTTTCATATGGTAGGCCATACTACATGCACCTTGATAACCCCCAAGCAAAACAAACGTGATAATTGATACTCTAATTCTAATGAGAATTCAATAGTTTTCAATTCTTACATGGCTTATCTACATGGCCATTCTTTCAAGCTAAGATAACTAGTTTATGGGCAAGCTTGGCTTTGCTTTCAGCATTGGTTAACCAGTCCCCCGAGTTCAACTACaaccaaaatatttaataatttagCAAATTATCTTTGCCTTAAGGCCGAAAGCTACTTTAATTCATTAACTGATAGCTACAACTCCTTCCCCCACCTTCCCCCTCCTTTCATGTATTTTTATCTCCCTCTAATACAATAGTTATCCTCTTGCTGATTGAAATCAGAACGTGAAGAGATTCGGCAATGGACTTTACAAATGCAGTAAAACTTCTAATGTGCATAGTAATGTTAAAACTAATATTAAAggtttttatttattaaagAGAGAAATATTAAGGAATGGTAAATatgttctttctcttgtatttattaATTACTTCATCTTACTGTTTAAATCAACAGCAAGGTTAGGCAAGAATAGATATCACAATGTCTTGTCAAATCAAATAGAATGTGAACTGTAATTGGAGGACTGAATATTGGACCATTTTCTACACAATAAGTTCAGTAAtttaaaaagaggaaaaaatacatgaaagagggaaaaaaaatgcaACATATGGTTCAGCAACAACATCGATACAGGGTTCCCTTAATCACTTCAGTTATATAGGTATCAATACAAAGTTTTGTATCAATCTATTCATAACAGAAAAAGTAGTCAAGGCAAtcatgaaaaatatgatttccaGTTTTGAAGGCTCTCCATGGGGAGATCCTGGGACGAGATCAGAAAGTTAGATCTTTGTTGGAAGTACTGATGGGATTTATTACATTTTCAGGTTCACAAGTCGCAACAATAATGAATCTCATGAAAGTTACCTTAATCAGAAATGGTTCATCAGGTTTTTCAAATTAAGTGAACTAGGGAAGTTTACCAAAGACCCTTTGCAGGTTATGGTTTGATAAAAACCTCGGAAAACATCGAAcagttgtgatatcattatctAACAAGATCTTATCATAGCCTCAGTCAGTTGACTTAAGATCATTTTACAGCTTTAGGCACAATAAGATGCTATGCTATATTTTCTTATGAAGAAGGCATCCATTTCACAGGTCACATTAGTGATGAGAAATGTTTATCAAGAAAATTTTTCACCATGATAAGTTGTCTGTGCATCACAATGATGATAATAATTATGACTCTAGAAGATAGGTGAGGTTAACTGCTAGTTTGACTAACCATCCTGatccaaaatattcttcaattaccCTTATGTAGTGACAGCATAATGACAAAGAAGGATGTGAAAATGAAAGAATTTTCTTCATGAATAAGTAATTTAGCACCATGTATAACAATACAGAAACAGTAGCAACAGCTGCAAGCAAGAAACCAGAAAGGAtttaattcaaacaacaaatatCACCATAACATATTGACCTGTTTCAACCAAGTCTATTATATCCTTTATAGAATATTTAGCTATAAAACTATCTCTTTTCGGCTAATAAATAGTCAAGGAAAATGTTCTATGAGCACAAGAAAATAAATCTGCTCACCAGAATGCGGCCATCTCGCTGTTAGGCACCTGCTGGTACAGCGTCTCATAGAAAATCCTCAACGGGTCACGCTGCATTTCaacgaaataaaaagaaaactcacCTTAGGCAAAAACCTGAAATCAATTAATGCCGTTtacaagaaaacaaagaagGCAAGGAAGACATACTTCCTCCGGTGGGTTGTGCTTCTGGCCTGGAAAATCATacaccttcttctccttcttctccttcgatggAGAAGCAGCCCCCCTGCCCTTCTTCCCGACCACCTTAcgctcctcttccttcttctttttcttcttcttcttctccttcaaaaaagaatagaagaaaATCGATTAAGAGATCAACAAAACCACAATGCCAAACAGAAGCAAGAAATCCACATAAGACAAAACCTTATCAGCCTTCCCGTCTTGTTCTTCTAAATCTTTTTTTGCTTTAGAAGGTCTTGCATTGCTTTTCCCCCCGTCCATCTTCTTTATCTTTTCCACCAAATTGAACGAAAACCAAGAAAGATAGCGCAAAACCATGAAAAAGAACGAAAATTTATCCAGAAAAAAATCCATCAataagaaagaggagaaaaccTTCTGATCCTCCTCTCCGTCAagcttttctttcttgggcttgGAGGGCGCATCGTGTTTCCTCTTCTTGTTCTTGGAGAGGACAAGAGGAAGAtcgtcgtcctcctcctcctccttgggttcttttttctttacggGCTTCGCACTGGAAGCGGCGATGGGGACATTATCATCGTCGTCGTccacttcctcctcttccctcttcaCCGGCTTTACCTTTTCTTCAGCCATTCTTGCTcgcgaaggaggaagagaggagggttTTGGGGAGGGACGAGGGAAAAAGCGAGGCACGAGTGGAGCGCTCGGGATTTCTGTAATAACCGGGCCCTTTTAGAGTGATTACGAACTGGCCAGGCCCATTTGGCCGGCCCAGAAGTCCTTTagtttctccaaaaaaaaaaaaaaaaaaggaaggcgcGTGTCACACATTGGAGGAAAGAGATTTTCCATCGAAGTCTTTTCTTCGAACGTCGACTACCTTAGCACCGTCTCCACGGCTAATTGTCGTAGAAAAACTGATAAGGACCCTGACACCTTCGAGCTACTCCCCTCCTCTTCTTTGACTTTTTGAAACATCGATTTCTAGGCGGTGATCGTTGAAATTTGGCGAGAAGGGCAACACCCTATTTTCGTCTATTTTTGAAAACCAATCCTATTTTCATTCGATTCCAGCTGGCTTTGTAGCCGGTGCTTATTGCTGAAGACTTTTATTGATCCCTTGTAGTGGCTGGAAGCTATGGCCAGAGCTTCGGCCACCGAGACGCATTGGATCCATGGTTTAGGTAGTTGGAACTCCTATTTTGATCCGTTTTAGTGCTGCCAGCAACCAGTCGCCGCCGGTCGCCTGTTGTCCGACCATAGGTCTCTGACCTCGAGCACAACCCACAACCACCCTCTTCCTTCGTTTTCCTTGGTTAGAGAGAGaagctttctctctctctcacacacacattctttctctctctacatgATCTGGGGCTCAGTGGAGGGTTCTGAGTCTTTACTTTGTGGACTCCAGATTAGCCTAAATAGGAGGTTTAGGATTGGCTCACTTGTGACCTTTCAACATATTGACTTTTACCTGGCCTTTGCTGGCATCCTAGTCGTGTTGGATTTCACTAGATTTGGCTATCTTCGATTGCTGTAAATTACTTGTACTTTGATTTGATCTTTGATTAAATAGAATGAACTTGACCGATCTGATTGAATTGTTAGGCCTTATCGCTCGGTCAGCCCTATCCTTCTTCATCCTTATCGAGCATGAAGCCTTATCTCTCTTTGTTAGGGTCTAAGTTGACCCTAGGTGGAGGCCCTGAGCCGCCCCAATACCTCAGGCGGTAGGCCGGCCTATTATCTCGGCCCTTGCTTGATCTGTTTAGAATTCGGTCACCACTGATCTTCATTGAATCACATAAATCATATATGATCTTGACCAGTTTAGTTCACCTTGTTTAGACCGACCCATATAATCGAGTACCACCACCTGACCGACTTTACCTGTTCTTTACCTTGATTTGGGCATAATGCTATATCCACAATAGTatcttaattttaaattttgctgGGCTTCTaggataatgataaaattaattatattttaatgatattaaagtAGGTGAACCTGACTCTTCTAACAGAAGTGAAATTTTGAAGCAAGGAGAAATAAGTaacctaatgcttcaaagtatGTTTTTCGAATTTTTGATAAAGTAACAATAGTTTACTAAATTTGATTATGATATTTGTTTCATACTTTGTTAAACAGGCCAAGCATGTTACTGTTATGatagtaattattttaaaatatattatgtgttatattatgaaagttgaaaatatgattaggcaaattatgaaatttattttatatgtatgtattttcAGTACAACTATGATTTGACTCTGTTAATGGAAATTATTCATTGgctctgtcgacttgtaatctaagAAACTAGTTGCAACAGCGAACCACcagtgattagaatagtagtaTTTGGCACATTGTGTATTTTGTGTCTGATCCATGCCACTGAGTTACATGGCCACAGCCTAATGTTGGGTCAATAATATCAgtttatgaaaataataataaatttcaaaataaatatatatatattattcaaaaattaatttattttgaagTCAGTTTTATgctatctatttatttttttatttagcaTGCTTAGATCCTATTTTTTTGTGTTATATTGTTTACTagactagtgtagctcattattcattctttttctatttttcagattctGAATCATGTTTTTTCGGATGTCGAGAGAGTTCACTAAATCTTCTAAAGATACTCGCAATTATGAAAGTTCTAGTTTAGACTAGTTTAGAgaacaatttatttgatttgCATTACCTAGCATATTTTGACTTATGCTGCTTTGGAACAATTTATTATGAGAATGATTTTGTTTAGATTTTGGTTAAATTAGTTTTTGAGAATCGAAGTATTATTATTGTTGCTTTGTGATTATTATGACTGGATTTGTAGCTTTGCATGCTCGCATGGTCCACTCTGCAAGTATATGGCGTCAGTTATGCCCTGGGTTCGGAGTGCGCTCCGGGTTCGGGGCGTAACAATTTTTGGATATAGCTAGCTGCTAGGAAAAGTATAGGGAAATGGGGATGGTGGAATTGGGCTCTAATCGACGTTCGTTTGGAATCAAGCGGTGGATGGGATTGGCGATGTGATGGACTGACCAACTCTGGACAAATTCTCGTCCTCAGTCCCCGAAGTTGGAAATATATCTATGCATATATAACATAAAGAGTTTCTTAGGCTCAGCTTATCAGCCCAATAGATAAATCATCCAAACAACGGCCCAAACTGGCCGAACCATGTTGTTAGGTACCAAAACCCAAATACCCCACAGAGGCCCAAAAGGGCGCCAAGCGCATCATAATCATAGGCTTAAGAAGTTAATCAAGGATTCTCGGATGAGTTTTCTGGCTCTTTTTGAACCAATAATTACACAAGGTTAGAGCAAGAGATACAACATGTCCATAAACAGAGGATCCATGAAAAAATAGCAAACATACAAGCTGCATATATTCAAGTCAATGAGAGAATATATTCCATTTCCATCACCACTTCACTGCAAAGCCCCAGATAATTTCTTTGTTTctcatcaaaataatatttaagGGAATTTGACCCTGCCAATCTTATTTAGCTCAACCAGTTGGCATTTctattggggggggggggggggggggtagcaGCATATCCACCGTATAAACAATTTTTTTCCCCTTCGAAAGAAATATTATCATCACCATCAATTCACATAAGAGTCATATTAAGGCACTGGAAAGCATCAAGAGAGGCTTTAGTTCTTTGTCATGGTTGCAAAACAAGAGAACACCTAATCTATTAGGAAATCATGCTCATTGAAGAAAAGAATACGTTGGACATGTATTAATCCATTATCTTTGCATACAAGTTTCTGATCTCACTGTACATTGGTAAAGAAAGACACATAACATCTACGCTTTCATCTCAATCCAAAGTGAAAAAAATGATTTGACACATCAACCCACTGTATTTGCATTGCATTCAATCCTCATCAGAATCCACTTTTTGCTATTTTCCCGTTGATACCTGCAGGCATAAtcattttgaataaatttatactaaagCCCAGGTGACGATCAAGTCTTTTACCAAGTGTACCATAAGAATCCAGAGCCAAGATCCGAATGTAGTATGGTGCAATGCAAAGAAAAAAGGCACTAGTGAAACTAAGATGGATCCGATACCTCCTTGGGAGCAAACAGTCGAGTCCAAGAAAGTAAAGCAGAAGCTTATTTCCTCTCAAAAACAAAGAACAAGTTCTAGCAGTAACTAGTTGTGAAATTAGGCGCAACGCAACAATAGAAGTAGATTATGAGATAACATTCGAAGCACATGAAACAGAGAAAATACCTGACTGTAATTTAGTATGACTGAAACTGAGTAATGGCTCATCTCTAATTATATGAAAAATACTTCTATAAACTGATCCTGGATTTACTAACTCATAGAAAGTATACGATCCTATAACATGCAAGCAGGTATCAGTTCACAATACCGACCCAAGGCATTGATCAGACTTTGTTCAGTTAAAATTAACAGGAAACATGTTGACATGAAGTTAACTGGTAACAAATGCTGCTATAACTCAACCTAGCCAACATActaatgataaactatattattAAATTACTGATTTGCAACAAATCCCCTTCTCCATTGATATAACAACTACAGCATCTCATACTTTCTCCATCGTGCATCATGATGTAATCAGGTATGAAATGGGGAATCGAAAATTGTCGATCCACAGGATGAAACTGCATGCCTTGATGTTGAGGGGAGACACTTTGCAGATCATCCATGCTGAAGGTGTCCGGAACCTATTAGAAAGAAACAACTAGTTCAACATTACACCTAGATAAGTAACATCAAATccaataaaagaaataaatgtTACCTACAAGGTACCCTAGCCAAAGATGAATGGCCGCTATACCAGCACAATTATGCTCATCATGGAGCTCTTTGCGTGAAAGGAAAGCTGATCGAACGTCAGCGAGTTGCGTTCTTCTATGTAAGAAGAAGACTTAGAAAGAACAAAGAAGTTTGGACCCGAAAAAGTATGCTTAGGCAGTTCCTTCGCTGAGCACGAATATCATCAAAGGAGGGATCAGCTCTGGGTCATTCAACTTGCCTCAACTAGTGGATTAGTCGAGTCATTGCACTCAGACTTCATCTCGCTCCTGACTGTGGAACAGGCGGCCAGCTTTACGGCCTCTCCCAATCAGCTTCCCGGTTGCCCCGGTTCGTAGGTCCTGATGGCCCCATGTTTCTAATTATGATGCGCTTGGCATCATAGTGAATTTCTGATCGATGGACTCCACTCTCTCCTCCATCATGCAAACCCTCCAAGCAGCTGTCTTTTGGCCTCTGAGTTCACCAATCGAACTAGCATGGCTAGGAGGCCCCAGCAACCAAGTGCAcatatgggtatgtctatcttcTCACATGACTTGggagaagaggggagaagaaatcaACTTGGATAGCACTCCTCTATGAACTTTCAGGCTATTGTTTGGCAAATTCACAAAACTGAGACTGCAACCAGAGATCTAAGTATTTAGATTATGCAGTTGCAAAGTAGTTCAATGTGGAGAAAACATGATTTGCAAGTTAGATATTGAAACATATGATTACatttgatgatgcatctttAATGGGCCTCCCATTGTTGCAAGTATGAGTTGACATGGATTACTTGGTCTGGGTTGGTTCCTTTTTATGGAGTCTTACCTGCTATCCTTTTGTCAACAAGAAGTTAATGTAGGATGATGtgaaatacaaaatataaagcaGAAACACAGCCGTAATTTTTCAATAGTACAGGAAGTTACCTCCTCAGAAATCTATGTGCATGCAGTGTGGCCACTCATGTGCTTTATGCAAAAGGCCCCATCAAAATCACTGCACCTCAAATATATATCAACAAAATTCCTATTTTTCAggcaaaataaagaagaaaagttAACATTTGAACAATTTTGCAATTCTAGCATATTGTGCAACAGAACAATGAACCAAGTAAAAATTTCTTGGACCTTACCTCCCCACCTTTGGAGCTTTAGAATGAAACTGGAATCAGCTAATGATTTGAAATAACATGTCATACATCAAAAAGCTTCCAAGTCCAATCCCTCCCACCCAGCACATGATGTGGGGCTAACGAAATTTTCAAAGCCGAGCCGAAAGTCATACTATAAGTGATGTTTTCTGAAAAAACTCTTCAAAGTAGCATTTGGCAACTGCTAGGAGGTTACCacgaaaaagaagagagcccaAGATGAATCCAAGCTTTGcactaaaatataatataaaaatctgTATTAACAGTTTTTCTGATTGGTAACTGGCATAAGTATGTCATTTTCGGAGAAATGAGGAGAAACTTTTTGTTTGGCGAGCGAATGACCTTCCAAACCCGAACATGCTTAGAATTTTTTGCCGATCCTTTAAACATTTTATATGTTCGTTCCATACATCGTCCAGAAATCATACACTCAAATCCATAACAAAAAATAATCATTTATTCTTCCATTATATGGATCCTTTATGCATTACTGAATATCTGATGTCTTCGTTCCAaacatcatctagaattaatacgtttggatccaattttgatttcTGAACAaattatcaaatatttttctttttcgttcCAGACATCATCTAGAACGagtgcactttaattcaaactcaaAAACGAACATATACCTCTTTCTCTCTGGGACCAGCTGCACTATCACAATTTTGCCGATACCTCCCATGCCCACTCCgacaaaaaatacaaaaattcaTAATTTTTTCCATCCCCACCAATCTCCCATATCACAATACTCCCTTTAAAATCAACTCTTCTTCCACACACTTGGCATGTGCTTACAGCGAAGCAGATCCACCATCCCCTTATCTCCATGGGGCTGAACTCTGTTGAGCAGATCTACCACTTCTCTCTCACTCTTTTCTCGAGAAATACATAAAATGACCTCTCAAGATGATTTCGGTCCTCTATAACAAGTACTTGAACATTAAATCACTTCTCGAGATGCTTCAGCCATAAAAATCTTGCAGAACGCTCAAAATTTTT
Above is a genomic segment from Phoenix dactylifera cultivar Barhee BC4 chromosome 2, palm_55x_up_171113_PBpolish2nd_filt_p, whole genome shotgun sequence containing:
- the LOC103719895 gene encoding ABC transporter F family member 4-like, with the protein product MAEEKVKPVKREEEEVDDDDDNVPIAASSAKPVKKKEPKEEEEDDDLPLVLSKNKKRKHDAPSKPKKEKLDGEEDQKIKKMDGGKSNARPSKAKKDLEEQDGKADKEKKKKKKKKEEERKVVGKKGRGAASPSKEKKEKKVYDFPGQKHNPPEERDPLRIFYETLYQQVPNSEMAAFWMMEWGLLSLEEAKEVYEKKLKKAQQQKLGSPVKPVSVKKTATVSVKKVKGTVSKAAVIVTTKRKASDSEADDDEDFIVHKKTIKKQKVSS